The following are encoded together in the Myxocyprinus asiaticus isolate MX2 ecotype Aquarium Trade chromosome 7, UBuf_Myxa_2, whole genome shotgun sequence genome:
- the LOC127444198 gene encoding aftiphilin-like isoform X4: MCVCVRVADAHEARAVCSGEDGTHHSRLVRCEFLAVFLLKAPMEPDVIHMYSSSPPPMEDSIEDDEDEFSDFTGVPNSVSFTEFDTATTFNQSQALNATSPLELLSNGKIMGLTQPPGSTKSNGVTPGCGQSSTPNGRTVNVAELKKFREHQQVHINSLEFTESSRTDNDNIDCNGAVEVLTNGFATLGGGTLPTPHKRKETEIMVDHCLDVDDDYADFSTFSNADHNQTSNENTNWEHLIQGYRPAEDDVSEHNVEEQASLEDDSRDSKITGLDLSGFPSENSEGLSNGDWGFHEGTVLDQRDLETDNAHQDSNTSEVVSTAQPLTLNGVGQKDIDEGGIVDNRVPPNSNGERCRGEQSDEKGSSNETETETETETSFGRPLSTDALEEFGDFSTTGSVPSPPPQEETATPTDHSQLAEDDDEDFGDFGDFGDASSLNATGFADFDQQGATTQVAQPESHPIAPKGPVEPEEDEFGDFDTSRDPSKTGLVGEEGMTFADCPSRDSFADFSSAHVGNADDNGRWQAFSEPNQIQDGGDSWATFGQEYVAACTEKTGDDWHESQLVPAPPTGSAEERKSCTTAALVCRLEKIFQATFQLVVAPQEEDEVHTLNAFLKPPDRSEQEAGSRETANGALQDVWQQLQDVNNAYSLRYQWGGSYTNKALLCSLGIDTRNILFTGHKRQPLIVPVYAASLGMLEPTKEPVKPVSAVELIASIAQSPPFATELNTCPPDTTQESLPPVQFDWSSSGLTNPLDGVDPELYELTQAKLVVSRSSSRVVDAFARLMLTVEKTSTSTRKPLQKEENLSEEARGVITGLPDLSFMQAKVLMFPSMLTPLLPSASPTAD; this comes from the exons atgtgtgtgtgtgtaagagtggcTGATGCTCATGAGGCTCGCGCTGTATGTTCTGGTGAAGATGGGACACATCATTCCAGACTCGTGAG GTGTGAGTTCTTGGCTGTGTTTCTACTCAAGGCCCCCATGGAGCCTGATGTGATACACATGTACTCCTCCTCTCCACCCCCAATGGAGGACAGCATCGAAGATGATGAGGATGAATTCAGTGATTTCACTGGTGTTCCGAACAGCGTCAGCTTTACTGAATTTGACACGGCCACCACATTCAACCAGTCTCAGGCTTTGAACGCCACCTCGCCACTGGAATTATTGAGTAATGGTAAAATTATGGGATTGACTCAACCTCCCGGGTCTACAAAGTCTAACGGCGTGACTCCTGGCTGTGGCCAGAGTAGCACGCCCAATGGTCGAACAGTTAATGTAGCAGAATTGAAAAAGTTCAGGGAGCATCAACAAGTTCATATCAACTCCCTTGAGTTTACAGAGAGCTCTCGGACTGATAATGACAACATTGACTGCAATGGTGCCGTTGAAGTGCTCACAAACGGGTTTGCGACGTTAGGAGGAGGAACCCTTCCTACACCccacaaaagaaaagaaactgaGATCATGGTAGACCACTGTCTTGATGTTGATGATGATTACGCAGATTTCTCTACTTTCTCAAATGCTGACCATAACCAGACTTCCAATGAAAATACAAACTGGGAACATTTGATTCAAGGGTACAGACCAGCAGAGGATGATGTTAGTGAACACAATGTTGAAGAACAAGCTAGTTTAGAAGATGATAGTAGGGACTCAAAAATTACAGGGTTGGACTTATCTGGATTCCCTTCAGAGAACTCTGAAGGTCTCAGCAATGGGGATTGGGGTTTCCATGAAGGGACCGTCTTAGATCAAAGGGATCTAGAAACCGATAACGCACATCAGGACTCCAATACTTCTGAGGTGGTTAGCACAGCGCAACCACTTACTCTTAACGGGGTTGGTCAGAAAGATATTGATGAGGGGGGCATAGTGGACAACAGAGTGCCACCCAACTCTAATGGGGAGAGATGTAGGGGTGAACAGTCAGATGAGAAAGGATCCAGCAACGAGACAGAAACGGAGACGGAAACAGAGACCTCTTTTGGTCGGCCGCTATCGACAGATGCACTTGAAGAATTTGGCGACTTCAGCACGACAGGATCTGTACCTTCCCCGCCGCCTCAGGAGGAGACGGCAACTCCAACCGACCACAGCCAGCTTGCTGAGGACGACGACGAggattttggagattttggcGACTTTGGAGATGCTAGCTCGTTAAATGCAACTGGATTTGCTGATTTTGACCAGCAGGGGGCCACAACGCAAGTTGCTCAGCCTGAGTCGCACCCCATTGCCCCTAAGGGCCCTGTGGAACCCGAAGAAGACGAATTTGGTGATTTTGACACATCAAGAGACCCTAGTAAAACAGGGTTAGTGGGTGAGGAAGGAATGACATTTGCAGACTGCCCCAGCAGGGACAGTTTCGCAGATTTCAGCTCCGCGCATGTTGGTAATGCCGATGATAATGGAAGATGGCAGGCCTTCTCGGAGCCGAATCAGATCCAGGATGGAGGGGACTCCTGGGCAACATTCGGGCAGGAATATGTCGCAGCATGTACAGAAAAGACTGGAGATGATTGGCATGAAAGCCAGCTGGTTCCAGCGCCCCCTACTGGCAGTGCAGAGGAGCGTAAAAGTTGCACAACG GCTGCACTGGTGTGCCGTTTGGAGAAGATTTTCCAGGCCACTTTTCAGCTGGTAGTTGCTCCTCAGGAGGAGGATGAGGTGCATACGCTCAATGCCTTCCTCAAACCTCCAGACAGATCAGAACAGGAAGCGGGTAGCAGAGAGACAGCCAATGG GGCACTGCAGGACGTTTGGCAACAGTTGCAGGACGTTAACAACGCCTACAGTCTCCGGTACCAGTGGGGCGGCTCTTATACCAATAAAGCACTGCTCTGCTCTTTGGGTATCGATACAAGAAATATA TTGTTCACAGGTCATAAAAGACAGCCGTTAATTGTACCAGTGTACGCTGCCAGTCTG GGGATGCTGGAACCCACTAAAGAGCCAGTGAAGCCAGTCTCAGCAGTTGAGTTGATCGCCTCAATAGCACAATCTCCTCCTTTTGCCACAGAGTTAAACACCTGTCCACCTGACACCACCCAG GAGTCTCTTCCTCCCGTTCAGTTTGACTGGAGCAGCAGTGGCCTTACAAACCCTCTGGACG GCGTGGACCCTGAGCTGTACGAGCTGACCCAGGCTAAACTTGTTGTCAGCAGGAGCAGCAGTCGAGTCGTGGATGCGTTCGCTCGCCTGATGTTGACCGTAGAAAAGACCAGCACCTCCACCAG AAAGCCTTTGCAGAAAGAGGAGAATCTGAGTGAGGAGGCCCGGGGAGTGATCACAGGACTGCCGGATCTCTCCTTCATGCAGGCCAAAGTCCTGATGTTCCCCTCCATGCTGACTCCTCTGCTCCCATCAGCCTCACCCACGGCCGACTGA
- the LOC127444198 gene encoding aftiphilin-like isoform X2, with product MCVCVRVADAHEARAVCSGEDGTHHSRLVRCEFLAVFLLKAPMEPDVIHMYSSSPPPMEDSIEDDEDEFSDFTGVPNSVSFTEFDTATTFNQSQALNATSPLELLSNGKIMGLTQPPGSTKSNGVTPGCGQSSTPNGRTVNVAELKKFREHQQVHINSLEFTESSRTDNDNIDCNGAVEVLTNGFATLGGGTLPTPHKRKETEIMVDHCLDVDDDYADFSTFSNADHNQTSNENTNWEHLIQGYRPAEDDVSEHNVEEQASLEDDSRDSKITGLDLSGFPSENSEGLSNGDWGFHEGTVLDQRDLETDNAHQDSNTSEVVSTAQPLTLNGVGQKDIDEGGIVDNRVPPNSNGERCRGEQSDEKGSSNETETETETETSFGRPLSTDALEEFGDFSTTGSVPSPPPQEETATPTDHSQLAEDDDEDFGDFGDFGDASSLNATGFADFDQQGATTQVAQPESHPIAPKGPVEPEEDEFGDFDTSRDPSKTGLVGEEGMTFADCPSRDSFADFSSAHVGNADDNGRWQAFSEPNQIQDGGDSWATFGQEYVAACTEKTGDDWHESQLVPAPPTGSAEERKSCTTAALVCRLEKIFQATFQLVVAPQEEDEVHTLNAFLKPPDRSEQEAGSRETANGALQDVWQQLQDVNNAYSLRYQWGGSYTNKALLCSLGIDTRNILFTGHKRQPLIVPVYAASLGMLEPTKEPVKPVSAVELIASIAQSPPFATELNTCPPDTTQESLPPVQFDWSSSGLTNPLDASGGSSLLNLDFFGPVDESPSGTATSIPGVDPELYELTQAKLVVSRSSSRVVDAFARLMLTVEKTSTSTRKPLQKEENLSEEARGVITGLPDLSFMQAKVLMFPSMLTPLLPSASPTAD from the exons atgtgtgtgtgtgtaagagtggcTGATGCTCATGAGGCTCGCGCTGTATGTTCTGGTGAAGATGGGACACATCATTCCAGACTCGTGAG GTGTGAGTTCTTGGCTGTGTTTCTACTCAAGGCCCCCATGGAGCCTGATGTGATACACATGTACTCCTCCTCTCCACCCCCAATGGAGGACAGCATCGAAGATGATGAGGATGAATTCAGTGATTTCACTGGTGTTCCGAACAGCGTCAGCTTTACTGAATTTGACACGGCCACCACATTCAACCAGTCTCAGGCTTTGAACGCCACCTCGCCACTGGAATTATTGAGTAATGGTAAAATTATGGGATTGACTCAACCTCCCGGGTCTACAAAGTCTAACGGCGTGACTCCTGGCTGTGGCCAGAGTAGCACGCCCAATGGTCGAACAGTTAATGTAGCAGAATTGAAAAAGTTCAGGGAGCATCAACAAGTTCATATCAACTCCCTTGAGTTTACAGAGAGCTCTCGGACTGATAATGACAACATTGACTGCAATGGTGCCGTTGAAGTGCTCACAAACGGGTTTGCGACGTTAGGAGGAGGAACCCTTCCTACACCccacaaaagaaaagaaactgaGATCATGGTAGACCACTGTCTTGATGTTGATGATGATTACGCAGATTTCTCTACTTTCTCAAATGCTGACCATAACCAGACTTCCAATGAAAATACAAACTGGGAACATTTGATTCAAGGGTACAGACCAGCAGAGGATGATGTTAGTGAACACAATGTTGAAGAACAAGCTAGTTTAGAAGATGATAGTAGGGACTCAAAAATTACAGGGTTGGACTTATCTGGATTCCCTTCAGAGAACTCTGAAGGTCTCAGCAATGGGGATTGGGGTTTCCATGAAGGGACCGTCTTAGATCAAAGGGATCTAGAAACCGATAACGCACATCAGGACTCCAATACTTCTGAGGTGGTTAGCACAGCGCAACCACTTACTCTTAACGGGGTTGGTCAGAAAGATATTGATGAGGGGGGCATAGTGGACAACAGAGTGCCACCCAACTCTAATGGGGAGAGATGTAGGGGTGAACAGTCAGATGAGAAAGGATCCAGCAACGAGACAGAAACGGAGACGGAAACAGAGACCTCTTTTGGTCGGCCGCTATCGACAGATGCACTTGAAGAATTTGGCGACTTCAGCACGACAGGATCTGTACCTTCCCCGCCGCCTCAGGAGGAGACGGCAACTCCAACCGACCACAGCCAGCTTGCTGAGGACGACGACGAggattttggagattttggcGACTTTGGAGATGCTAGCTCGTTAAATGCAACTGGATTTGCTGATTTTGACCAGCAGGGGGCCACAACGCAAGTTGCTCAGCCTGAGTCGCACCCCATTGCCCCTAAGGGCCCTGTGGAACCCGAAGAAGACGAATTTGGTGATTTTGACACATCAAGAGACCCTAGTAAAACAGGGTTAGTGGGTGAGGAAGGAATGACATTTGCAGACTGCCCCAGCAGGGACAGTTTCGCAGATTTCAGCTCCGCGCATGTTGGTAATGCCGATGATAATGGAAGATGGCAGGCCTTCTCGGAGCCGAATCAGATCCAGGATGGAGGGGACTCCTGGGCAACATTCGGGCAGGAATATGTCGCAGCATGTACAGAAAAGACTGGAGATGATTGGCATGAAAGCCAGCTGGTTCCAGCGCCCCCTACTGGCAGTGCAGAGGAGCGTAAAAGTTGCACAACG GCTGCACTGGTGTGCCGTTTGGAGAAGATTTTCCAGGCCACTTTTCAGCTGGTAGTTGCTCCTCAGGAGGAGGATGAGGTGCATACGCTCAATGCCTTCCTCAAACCTCCAGACAGATCAGAACAGGAAGCGGGTAGCAGAGAGACAGCCAATGG GGCACTGCAGGACGTTTGGCAACAGTTGCAGGACGTTAACAACGCCTACAGTCTCCGGTACCAGTGGGGCGGCTCTTATACCAATAAAGCACTGCTCTGCTCTTTGGGTATCGATACAAGAAATATA TTGTTCACAGGTCATAAAAGACAGCCGTTAATTGTACCAGTGTACGCTGCCAGTCTG GGGATGCTGGAACCCACTAAAGAGCCAGTGAAGCCAGTCTCAGCAGTTGAGTTGATCGCCTCAATAGCACAATCTCCTCCTTTTGCCACAGAGTTAAACACCTGTCCACCTGACACCACCCAG GAGTCTCTTCCTCCCGTTCAGTTTGACTGGAGCAGCAGTGGCCTTACAAACCCTCTGGACG CGAGTGGAGGCTCGTCTTTACTCAACCTCGATTTTTTCGGCCCTGTGGATGAGTCGCCTTCTGGCACCGCCACCTCCATACCAG GCGTGGACCCTGAGCTGTACGAGCTGACCCAGGCTAAACTTGTTGTCAGCAGGAGCAGCAGTCGAGTCGTGGATGCGTTCGCTCGCCTGATGTTGACCGTAGAAAAGACCAGCACCTCCACCAG AAAGCCTTTGCAGAAAGAGGAGAATCTGAGTGAGGAGGCCCGGGGAGTGATCACAGGACTGCCGGATCTCTCCTTCATGCAGGCCAAAGTCCTGATGTTCCCCTCCATGCTGACTCCTCTGCTCCCATCAGCCTCACCCACGGCCGACTGA
- the LOC127444198 gene encoding aftiphilin-like isoform X1 has translation MCVCVRVADAHEARAVCSGEDGTHHSRLVRCEFLAVFLLKAPMEPDVIHMYSSSPPPMEDSIEDDEDEFSDFTGVPNSVSFTEFDTATTFNQSQALNATSPLELLSNGKIMGLTQPPGSTKSNGVTPGCGQSSTPNGRTVNVAELKKFREHQQVHINSLEFTESSRTDNDNIDCNGAVEVLTNGFATLGGGTLPTPHKRKETEIMVDHCLDVDDDYADFSTFSNADHNQTSNENTNWEHLIQGYRPAEDDVSEHNVEEQASLEDDSRDSKITGLDLSGFPSENSEGLSNGDWGFHEGTVLDQRDLETDNAHQDSNTSEVVSTAQPLTLNGVGQKDIDEGGIVDNRVPPNSNGERCRGEQSDEKGSSNETETETETETSFGRPLSTDALEEFGDFSTTGSVPSPPPQEETATPTDHSQLAEDDDEDFGDFGDFGDASSLNATGFADFDQQGATTQVAQPESHPIAPKGPVEPEEDEFGDFDTSRDPSKTGLVGEEGMTFADCPSRDSFADFSSAHVGNADDNGRWQAFSEPNQIQDGGDSWATFGQEYVAACTEKTGDDWHESQLVPAPPTGSAEERKSCTTAALVCRLEKIFQATFQLVVAPQEEDEVHTLNAFLKPPDRSEQEAGSRETANGALQDVWQQLQDVNNAYSLRYQWGGSYTNKALLCSLGIDTRNILFTGHKRQPLIVPVYAASLGMLEPTKEPVKPVSAVELIASIAQSPPFATELNTCPPDTTQESLPPVQFDWSSSGLTNPLDASGGSSLLNLDFFGPVDESPSGTATSIPGVDPELYELTQAKLVVSRSSSRVVDAFARLMLTVEKTSTSTSRKPLQKEENLSEEARGVITGLPDLSFMQAKVLMFPSMLTPLLPSASPTAD, from the exons atgtgtgtgtgtgtaagagtggcTGATGCTCATGAGGCTCGCGCTGTATGTTCTGGTGAAGATGGGACACATCATTCCAGACTCGTGAG GTGTGAGTTCTTGGCTGTGTTTCTACTCAAGGCCCCCATGGAGCCTGATGTGATACACATGTACTCCTCCTCTCCACCCCCAATGGAGGACAGCATCGAAGATGATGAGGATGAATTCAGTGATTTCACTGGTGTTCCGAACAGCGTCAGCTTTACTGAATTTGACACGGCCACCACATTCAACCAGTCTCAGGCTTTGAACGCCACCTCGCCACTGGAATTATTGAGTAATGGTAAAATTATGGGATTGACTCAACCTCCCGGGTCTACAAAGTCTAACGGCGTGACTCCTGGCTGTGGCCAGAGTAGCACGCCCAATGGTCGAACAGTTAATGTAGCAGAATTGAAAAAGTTCAGGGAGCATCAACAAGTTCATATCAACTCCCTTGAGTTTACAGAGAGCTCTCGGACTGATAATGACAACATTGACTGCAATGGTGCCGTTGAAGTGCTCACAAACGGGTTTGCGACGTTAGGAGGAGGAACCCTTCCTACACCccacaaaagaaaagaaactgaGATCATGGTAGACCACTGTCTTGATGTTGATGATGATTACGCAGATTTCTCTACTTTCTCAAATGCTGACCATAACCAGACTTCCAATGAAAATACAAACTGGGAACATTTGATTCAAGGGTACAGACCAGCAGAGGATGATGTTAGTGAACACAATGTTGAAGAACAAGCTAGTTTAGAAGATGATAGTAGGGACTCAAAAATTACAGGGTTGGACTTATCTGGATTCCCTTCAGAGAACTCTGAAGGTCTCAGCAATGGGGATTGGGGTTTCCATGAAGGGACCGTCTTAGATCAAAGGGATCTAGAAACCGATAACGCACATCAGGACTCCAATACTTCTGAGGTGGTTAGCACAGCGCAACCACTTACTCTTAACGGGGTTGGTCAGAAAGATATTGATGAGGGGGGCATAGTGGACAACAGAGTGCCACCCAACTCTAATGGGGAGAGATGTAGGGGTGAACAGTCAGATGAGAAAGGATCCAGCAACGAGACAGAAACGGAGACGGAAACAGAGACCTCTTTTGGTCGGCCGCTATCGACAGATGCACTTGAAGAATTTGGCGACTTCAGCACGACAGGATCTGTACCTTCCCCGCCGCCTCAGGAGGAGACGGCAACTCCAACCGACCACAGCCAGCTTGCTGAGGACGACGACGAggattttggagattttggcGACTTTGGAGATGCTAGCTCGTTAAATGCAACTGGATTTGCTGATTTTGACCAGCAGGGGGCCACAACGCAAGTTGCTCAGCCTGAGTCGCACCCCATTGCCCCTAAGGGCCCTGTGGAACCCGAAGAAGACGAATTTGGTGATTTTGACACATCAAGAGACCCTAGTAAAACAGGGTTAGTGGGTGAGGAAGGAATGACATTTGCAGACTGCCCCAGCAGGGACAGTTTCGCAGATTTCAGCTCCGCGCATGTTGGTAATGCCGATGATAATGGAAGATGGCAGGCCTTCTCGGAGCCGAATCAGATCCAGGATGGAGGGGACTCCTGGGCAACATTCGGGCAGGAATATGTCGCAGCATGTACAGAAAAGACTGGAGATGATTGGCATGAAAGCCAGCTGGTTCCAGCGCCCCCTACTGGCAGTGCAGAGGAGCGTAAAAGTTGCACAACG GCTGCACTGGTGTGCCGTTTGGAGAAGATTTTCCAGGCCACTTTTCAGCTGGTAGTTGCTCCTCAGGAGGAGGATGAGGTGCATACGCTCAATGCCTTCCTCAAACCTCCAGACAGATCAGAACAGGAAGCGGGTAGCAGAGAGACAGCCAATGG GGCACTGCAGGACGTTTGGCAACAGTTGCAGGACGTTAACAACGCCTACAGTCTCCGGTACCAGTGGGGCGGCTCTTATACCAATAAAGCACTGCTCTGCTCTTTGGGTATCGATACAAGAAATATA TTGTTCACAGGTCATAAAAGACAGCCGTTAATTGTACCAGTGTACGCTGCCAGTCTG GGGATGCTGGAACCCACTAAAGAGCCAGTGAAGCCAGTCTCAGCAGTTGAGTTGATCGCCTCAATAGCACAATCTCCTCCTTTTGCCACAGAGTTAAACACCTGTCCACCTGACACCACCCAG GAGTCTCTTCCTCCCGTTCAGTTTGACTGGAGCAGCAGTGGCCTTACAAACCCTCTGGACG CGAGTGGAGGCTCGTCTTTACTCAACCTCGATTTTTTCGGCCCTGTGGATGAGTCGCCTTCTGGCACCGCCACCTCCATACCAG GCGTGGACCCTGAGCTGTACGAGCTGACCCAGGCTAAACTTGTTGTCAGCAGGAGCAGCAGTCGAGTCGTGGATGCGTTCGCTCGCCTGATGTTGACCGTAGAAAAGACCAGCACCTCCACCAG CAGAAAGCCTTTGCAGAAAGAGGAGAATCTGAGTGAGGAGGCCCGGGGAGTGATCACAGGACTGCCGGATCTCTCCTTCATGCAGGCCAAAGTCCTGATGTTCCCCTCCATGCTGACTCCTCTGCTCCCATCAGCCTCACCCACGGCCGACTGA
- the LOC127444198 gene encoding aftiphilin-like isoform X3 → MCVCVRVADAHEARAVCSGEDGTHHSRLVRCEFLAVFLLKAPMEPDVIHMYSSSPPPMEDSIEDDEDEFSDFTGVPNSVSFTEFDTATTFNQSQALNATSPLELLSNGKIMGLTQPPGSTKSNGVTPGCGQSSTPNGRTVNVAELKKFREHQQVHINSLEFTESSRTDNDNIDCNGAVEVLTNGFATLGGGTLPTPHKRKETEIMVDHCLDVDDDYADFSTFSNADHNQTSNENTNWEHLIQGYRPAEDDVSEHNVEEQASLEDDSRDSKITGLDLSGFPSENSEGLSNGDWGFHEGTVLDQRDLETDNAHQDSNTSEVVSTAQPLTLNGVGQKDIDEGGIVDNRVPPNSNGERCRGEQSDEKGSSNETETETETETSFGRPLSTDALEEFGDFSTTGSVPSPPPQEETATPTDHSQLAEDDDEDFGDFGDFGDASSLNATGFADFDQQGATTQVAQPESHPIAPKGPVEPEEDEFGDFDTSRDPSKTGLVGEEGMTFADCPSRDSFADFSSAHVGNADDNGRWQAFSEPNQIQDGGDSWATFGQEYVAACTEKTGDDWHESQLVPAPPTGSAEERKSCTTAALVCRLEKIFQATFQLVVAPQEEDEVHTLNAFLKPPDRSEQEAGSRETANGALQDVWQQLQDVNNAYSLRYQWGGSYTNKALLCSLGIDTRNILFTGHKRQPLIVPVYAASLGMLEPTKEPVKPVSAVELIASIAQSPPFATELNTCPPDTTQESLPPVQFDWSSSGLTNPLDGVDPELYELTQAKLVVSRSSSRVVDAFARLMLTVEKTSTSTSRKPLQKEENLSEEARGVITGLPDLSFMQAKVLMFPSMLTPLLPSASPTAD, encoded by the exons atgtgtgtgtgtgtaagagtggcTGATGCTCATGAGGCTCGCGCTGTATGTTCTGGTGAAGATGGGACACATCATTCCAGACTCGTGAG GTGTGAGTTCTTGGCTGTGTTTCTACTCAAGGCCCCCATGGAGCCTGATGTGATACACATGTACTCCTCCTCTCCACCCCCAATGGAGGACAGCATCGAAGATGATGAGGATGAATTCAGTGATTTCACTGGTGTTCCGAACAGCGTCAGCTTTACTGAATTTGACACGGCCACCACATTCAACCAGTCTCAGGCTTTGAACGCCACCTCGCCACTGGAATTATTGAGTAATGGTAAAATTATGGGATTGACTCAACCTCCCGGGTCTACAAAGTCTAACGGCGTGACTCCTGGCTGTGGCCAGAGTAGCACGCCCAATGGTCGAACAGTTAATGTAGCAGAATTGAAAAAGTTCAGGGAGCATCAACAAGTTCATATCAACTCCCTTGAGTTTACAGAGAGCTCTCGGACTGATAATGACAACATTGACTGCAATGGTGCCGTTGAAGTGCTCACAAACGGGTTTGCGACGTTAGGAGGAGGAACCCTTCCTACACCccacaaaagaaaagaaactgaGATCATGGTAGACCACTGTCTTGATGTTGATGATGATTACGCAGATTTCTCTACTTTCTCAAATGCTGACCATAACCAGACTTCCAATGAAAATACAAACTGGGAACATTTGATTCAAGGGTACAGACCAGCAGAGGATGATGTTAGTGAACACAATGTTGAAGAACAAGCTAGTTTAGAAGATGATAGTAGGGACTCAAAAATTACAGGGTTGGACTTATCTGGATTCCCTTCAGAGAACTCTGAAGGTCTCAGCAATGGGGATTGGGGTTTCCATGAAGGGACCGTCTTAGATCAAAGGGATCTAGAAACCGATAACGCACATCAGGACTCCAATACTTCTGAGGTGGTTAGCACAGCGCAACCACTTACTCTTAACGGGGTTGGTCAGAAAGATATTGATGAGGGGGGCATAGTGGACAACAGAGTGCCACCCAACTCTAATGGGGAGAGATGTAGGGGTGAACAGTCAGATGAGAAAGGATCCAGCAACGAGACAGAAACGGAGACGGAAACAGAGACCTCTTTTGGTCGGCCGCTATCGACAGATGCACTTGAAGAATTTGGCGACTTCAGCACGACAGGATCTGTACCTTCCCCGCCGCCTCAGGAGGAGACGGCAACTCCAACCGACCACAGCCAGCTTGCTGAGGACGACGACGAggattttggagattttggcGACTTTGGAGATGCTAGCTCGTTAAATGCAACTGGATTTGCTGATTTTGACCAGCAGGGGGCCACAACGCAAGTTGCTCAGCCTGAGTCGCACCCCATTGCCCCTAAGGGCCCTGTGGAACCCGAAGAAGACGAATTTGGTGATTTTGACACATCAAGAGACCCTAGTAAAACAGGGTTAGTGGGTGAGGAAGGAATGACATTTGCAGACTGCCCCAGCAGGGACAGTTTCGCAGATTTCAGCTCCGCGCATGTTGGTAATGCCGATGATAATGGAAGATGGCAGGCCTTCTCGGAGCCGAATCAGATCCAGGATGGAGGGGACTCCTGGGCAACATTCGGGCAGGAATATGTCGCAGCATGTACAGAAAAGACTGGAGATGATTGGCATGAAAGCCAGCTGGTTCCAGCGCCCCCTACTGGCAGTGCAGAGGAGCGTAAAAGTTGCACAACG GCTGCACTGGTGTGCCGTTTGGAGAAGATTTTCCAGGCCACTTTTCAGCTGGTAGTTGCTCCTCAGGAGGAGGATGAGGTGCATACGCTCAATGCCTTCCTCAAACCTCCAGACAGATCAGAACAGGAAGCGGGTAGCAGAGAGACAGCCAATGG GGCACTGCAGGACGTTTGGCAACAGTTGCAGGACGTTAACAACGCCTACAGTCTCCGGTACCAGTGGGGCGGCTCTTATACCAATAAAGCACTGCTCTGCTCTTTGGGTATCGATACAAGAAATATA TTGTTCACAGGTCATAAAAGACAGCCGTTAATTGTACCAGTGTACGCTGCCAGTCTG GGGATGCTGGAACCCACTAAAGAGCCAGTGAAGCCAGTCTCAGCAGTTGAGTTGATCGCCTCAATAGCACAATCTCCTCCTTTTGCCACAGAGTTAAACACCTGTCCACCTGACACCACCCAG GAGTCTCTTCCTCCCGTTCAGTTTGACTGGAGCAGCAGTGGCCTTACAAACCCTCTGGACG GCGTGGACCCTGAGCTGTACGAGCTGACCCAGGCTAAACTTGTTGTCAGCAGGAGCAGCAGTCGAGTCGTGGATGCGTTCGCTCGCCTGATGTTGACCGTAGAAAAGACCAGCACCTCCACCAG CAGAAAGCCTTTGCAGAAAGAGGAGAATCTGAGTGAGGAGGCCCGGGGAGTGATCACAGGACTGCCGGATCTCTCCTTCATGCAGGCCAAAGTCCTGATGTTCCCCTCCATGCTGACTCCTCTGCTCCCATCAGCCTCACCCACGGCCGACTGA